Proteins encoded together in one Aminobacter aminovorans window:
- a CDS encoding Zn-dependent hydrolase, with product MNSNAQINGERLLQRIDDFARIGGTAAGGVNRQALSAEDRQSRRLLAELALARGFRVFQDPMANLFIRREGRLVDRPPFVIGSHLDSQPTGGRFDGALGTLTAFEVMESLEDAGVATELPLEVVAWTNEEGSRFAPGTMGSMAFSLGAIPEAWSDLRGSDGALFTEELKATLDALPDIAMRPLGFPICGYLELHIEQGPSLERENVPVGIVHGIQGTRWLEVTISGQAAHAGTTALEFRRDPMVAATAALDILFKRIMPGDAAARVTVGRFTIEPGSVNAIPGSVTFTVDLRHSDATVIDQLEALVRKNCATAASAAGCQANIRQFFDMTPAAFPETLLGCLERAGRALDLPAKRMLSGAFHDALFINRVAPSAMIFVPCRDGLSHNEAEFVEPEHSIIGARMLLQSTLEAMTELGKPPAVA from the coding sequence ATGAACTCCAATGCGCAGATCAATGGCGAACGCCTGCTGCAGCGCATCGACGATTTTGCCCGGATCGGCGGAACCGCTGCAGGTGGCGTCAATCGCCAGGCGTTGTCAGCCGAAGACAGGCAATCGCGCCGGCTGCTTGCGGAGCTCGCACTGGCACGCGGCTTCCGGGTGTTTCAGGATCCGATGGCCAACCTCTTCATCCGTCGCGAAGGCCGCCTTGTCGATCGGCCGCCATTTGTGATCGGCAGTCATCTCGACAGCCAGCCTACCGGCGGACGTTTCGACGGGGCGCTCGGCACGCTGACTGCATTCGAAGTCATGGAAAGCCTTGAGGACGCCGGCGTCGCGACCGAGCTGCCACTCGAAGTGGTTGCCTGGACAAACGAGGAAGGTAGCCGGTTTGCGCCCGGCACCATGGGCTCCATGGCCTTCTCTCTGGGTGCGATACCAGAAGCCTGGTCCGACCTCCGCGGCAGCGACGGAGCGCTCTTCACCGAAGAACTCAAGGCGACGCTCGACGCCCTTCCCGACATAGCCATGCGGCCGCTCGGCTTTCCGATATGCGGCTATCTGGAACTTCACATCGAACAGGGACCGTCGCTCGAAAGGGAAAACGTTCCTGTTGGGATCGTTCACGGCATTCAGGGCACCCGCTGGCTGGAGGTGACGATTTCGGGCCAGGCGGCACATGCGGGAACGACAGCACTCGAATTTCGCCGCGACCCGATGGTGGCGGCGACAGCCGCCCTCGACATATTGTTCAAGCGCATCATGCCAGGAGATGCAGCTGCGCGCGTTACCGTCGGACGTTTCACGATCGAACCGGGATCGGTAAATGCCATACCGGGCTCGGTCACATTCACCGTCGATTTGAGGCATTCCGACGCCACGGTCATCGATCAACTGGAGGCGCTGGTGCGCAAAAACTGCGCCACGGCTGCGAGCGCCGCCGGCTGCCAGGCAAATATCCGACAATTCTTCGACATGACGCCGGCCGCGTTTCCCGAGACGCTGCTCGGCTGCCTCGAGAGGGCGGGGCGCGCGCTCGATCTTCCGGCAAAACGCATGCTGTCCGGCGCATTTCACGACGCGCTGTTCATCAACCGGGTCGCGCCCTCGGCGATGATCTTCGTGCCCTGCCGCGACGGGCTCAGCCACAACGAGGCAGAGTTTGTCGAACCGGAGCATTCAATCATTGGGGCGCGCATGCTGCTGCAATCGACGCTGGAGGCGATGACCGAGCT
- a CDS encoding TenA family protein has product MAGETLSEQILRENAAVFEAMLHHRFVEDVKQDRLTRQAFERYLVYEGAFVDTAISIFAYAVAKARTIEQKRWLIAVLEALANQQITYFEKTFAERGIDPATYDLDLPEVAEFRIGMLAIARDGGFLDTVAAMFAAEWMYLTWSKEAAARPIADRLLKEWVDMHAHDDFAAQAKWLRQQLDEAGDHLDTTERKRLSDIFGRAQRLEIAFHDAPYR; this is encoded by the coding sequence GTGGCTGGCGAGACCCTATCCGAGCAGATTCTGCGGGAAAACGCGGCAGTCTTCGAGGCGATGCTTCACCATCGCTTCGTCGAAGACGTCAAGCAGGACCGGCTGACCAGGCAGGCTTTCGAACGCTATCTGGTTTATGAAGGCGCGTTCGTCGATACTGCGATCTCGATCTTCGCCTATGCCGTGGCGAAAGCCCGGACGATCGAGCAGAAACGCTGGCTCATCGCCGTTCTCGAAGCGCTTGCCAATCAGCAGATCACCTATTTCGAGAAGACCTTTGCCGAGCGCGGCATCGATCCCGCCACTTACGATCTCGACCTTCCTGAAGTTGCCGAATTCCGGATCGGCATGCTGGCAATCGCGCGCGACGGCGGCTTCCTCGATACGGTCGCGGCGATGTTTGCTGCCGAGTGGATGTACTTGACCTGGTCGAAGGAGGCCGCAGCGCGGCCGATCGCTGATCGGTTGTTGAAAGAATGGGTGGATATGCATGCTCACGACGATTTCGCTGCGCAGGCAAAATGGCTCAGGCAACAGCTAGACGAGGCCGGCGACCACCTCGACACCACCGAGCGCAAACGGTTGAGTGATATTTTCGGACGCGCCCAGCGCCTGGAGATCGCCTTCCACGACGCGCCCTATCGCTGA
- a CDS encoding BtpA/SgcQ family protein: protein MQEISNSSASAVREIFGTDKVLIGMIHCPAFPGAPRYRGADMSTIYDACMRDAEALIEGGMHGLMIENHGDVPFSKPEDIGQETAAFMSVVTDRIARETGVPLGVNVLANAPITAFAIAMAGGAKFIRVNQWANAYVANEGFMEGRAAEAMRYRSLLRAEHIKVFADSHVKHGSHAIVADRSIQELTRDLAFFDADGVIATGQRTGNTATIEEIEEIGSATHLPLLVGSGVTKDNIVEILKRTNGVIVASSLKFDGVWWNPVDIERVKAFRAAAAPELEG, encoded by the coding sequence ATGCAGGAAATCTCCAACAGCTCAGCAAGCGCCGTAAGGGAAATATTCGGAACTGACAAGGTTCTGATTGGCATGATCCATTGCCCGGCTTTCCCCGGCGCGCCCCGCTATCGCGGCGCGGACATGTCGACGATCTATGACGCCTGCATGCGTGACGCAGAGGCCCTGATCGAAGGCGGCATGCACGGGCTGATGATCGAAAACCATGGCGATGTTCCCTTTTCCAAGCCCGAGGATATTGGCCAGGAGACGGCGGCATTCATGTCGGTGGTGACCGACAGGATCGCACGCGAGACCGGCGTGCCGCTCGGTGTCAACGTGCTTGCGAACGCCCCGATCACAGCCTTCGCCATCGCCATGGCCGGCGGCGCCAAGTTCATCCGGGTCAACCAGTGGGCAAATGCCTATGTCGCCAACGAGGGCTTCATGGAAGGCCGCGCCGCTGAAGCAATGCGCTACCGCTCGCTGCTGCGTGCCGAGCATATCAAGGTCTTCGCCGACAGCCACGTCAAGCATGGCTCTCATGCGATCGTCGCCGACAGATCGATCCAGGAACTGACCCGCGACCTCGCCTTTTTTGATGCCGATGGCGTTATCGCCACCGGGCAGCGCACTGGCAACACGGCGACGATCGAAGAGATCGAGGAGATAGGCTCGGCAACACACCTGCCGCTGCTCGTAGGCTCCGGGGTGACCAAGGACAACATCGTGGAGATCCTGAAGCGCACCAATGGCGTCATCGTCGCTTCGTCGCTGAAATTCGACGGAGTGTGGTGGAACCCCGTCGACATCGAGCGTGTAAAGGCGTTTCGCGCTGCTGCCGCTCCCGAACTTGAGGGCTGA
- a CDS encoding ribokinase: MHAYVIGNVAVDETIRISEMPAAGASIHGSQQSRDLGGKGANQAVVMARTGLPTSLVAAFGDGFRAELIREHLAKEPVISRLFPLPGKSTDFSIVLTTPDGENVNITTTDSARNFPVADAVSLLAGAAPKDLAVLQGNLSDEATRGVLEAARARNMVTAFNPSPLRPFFGSLWSLVDIAFLNEGEALALTGTSGEDAARKLLASGVREVVLTFGGDGALLATEDGVVRVPAVPCEVVDTTGAGDTFMAVALASAALRVTRLDRTAIEHASQAAAITVARPGTRSAFPSAQQLASIMASR, translated from the coding sequence ATGCACGCTTACGTAATCGGTAATGTCGCTGTCGACGAAACGATCCGGATCTCGGAGATGCCCGCAGCCGGCGCCTCCATCCATGGCAGCCAGCAGTCCCGCGACCTTGGCGGCAAGGGCGCCAACCAGGCTGTCGTCATGGCCCGCACAGGCCTGCCGACGAGCCTTGTGGCAGCCTTCGGCGACGGCTTCCGCGCGGAGTTGATCCGCGAACACCTGGCGAAAGAGCCGGTGATCAGCAGACTGTTTCCGCTCCCGGGCAAATCGACCGATTTCTCGATCGTCTTGACCACCCCGGACGGCGAAAACGTAAACATCACAACGACCGATTCCGCCCGGAACTTTCCCGTCGCCGATGCCGTCAGCCTGCTTGCCGGGGCCGCTCCAAAGGACCTTGCCGTCTTGCAAGGAAACCTCTCGGATGAGGCGACACGCGGTGTTCTCGAGGCCGCCCGCGCCCGCAACATGGTTACCGCCTTCAATCCGTCTCCTCTTCGTCCCTTCTTCGGCAGCCTCTGGAGCCTTGTCGACATCGCCTTCCTCAATGAGGGAGAGGCATTGGCGTTGACCGGCACCAGCGGCGAAGATGCCGCCCGCAAACTGCTTGCGAGCGGGGTTCGTGAAGTCGTCCTGACCTTTGGCGGCGACGGCGCGCTACTTGCCACCGAGGACGGCGTTGTCCGCGTTCCAGCGGTACCTTGCGAGGTCGTCGACACGACTGGCGCCGGCGACACCTTCATGGCGGTCGCTCTTGCTTCGGCGGCACTGCGCGTAACCCGTCTCGATCGCACCGCGATCGAGCATGCGTCCCAGGCCGCTGCGATCACCGTCGCCCGGCCCGGAACCCGGTCGGCATTTCCTTCAGCCCAGCAATTGGCCTCTATAATGGCCTCGCGCTGA
- a CDS encoding glutamine amidotransferase encodes MTKKVLLVGESWISSATHYKGFDQFGSVTFHLGAEPLVKALKGSEFELTYMTAHEAVDKFPYEMAGLDEYDAIILSDIGANSLLLPPEVWLHSRTVPNRLKLIKAWVEKGGALLMVGGYFSFQGIDGKARWRRTPVEDTLPVTCLPYDDRIEIPEGAVADVVKPDHPVMLGLGDKWPLLLGVNEVEVRDGAEVIARLPQDQGGHPLLVLGSHGKGRTAAWTSDIGPHWLSPAFCEWEGYGRLWKNILGWMTKSPR; translated from the coding sequence ATGACAAAAAAAGTACTCCTCGTCGGCGAGAGCTGGATCAGCTCAGCCACCCATTACAAGGGCTTTGACCAGTTCGGCAGCGTGACGTTCCACCTTGGAGCCGAACCGCTCGTCAAGGCGCTCAAGGGCAGCGAATTCGAACTGACCTACATGACCGCGCACGAGGCCGTGGACAAGTTCCCATACGAGATGGCCGGCCTCGACGAATACGACGCCATCATCCTCTCCGACATTGGCGCAAACTCGCTGCTGCTGCCGCCGGAGGTATGGCTGCACTCACGCACCGTTCCGAACCGCCTGAAGCTGATCAAGGCCTGGGTCGAGAAGGGCGGCGCGCTGCTGATGGTTGGCGGCTACTTCTCCTTCCAGGGCATTGACGGCAAAGCCCGCTGGCGCCGCACGCCGGTCGAAGACACCTTGCCCGTCACCTGTCTTCCTTATGACGACCGCATCGAGATCCCCGAAGGCGCGGTTGCCGATGTCGTCAAGCCGGATCACCCTGTCATGCTTGGGCTAGGCGACAAGTGGCCGCTGTTGCTTGGTGTCAACGAGGTGGAAGTCCGAGACGGGGCCGAAGTCATCGCCAGACTGCCGCAGGACCAAGGTGGTCATCCGCTGCTGGTACTCGGCAGTCACGGCAAGGGCCGCACTGCTGCCTGGACTTCCGACATCGGTCCACACTGGCTGTCGCCGGCATTCTGCGAGTGGGAGGGCTACGGCCGCCTTTGGAAGAACATTCTCGGCTGGATGACCAAAAGCCCGCGCTGA
- a CDS encoding phosphotriesterase family protein has translation MTNELSEGHVRSGQVMTVNGPVAAESLGITLMHEHTLNDCRCWWHAPKTKERQYLAEGFVCMEILGELRQDPFVNKDNITLNDEALAIAELEAFVAEGGRTLVEPTCNGIGRDSLALRRISRATGLNIVMGAGYYLGSSHPAKVAGMSVDQIADEIVVEALDGVDGTDVKIGLIGEIGVSSDFTSEEEKSLRGAARAQVRTGLPLMVHLPGWFRLGHRVLDIVAQEGAELRHTVLCHMNPSHDDFTYQSELADRGAFIEYDMIGMDFFYADQQVQCPSDEEAARAIVRLVEAGHLDRILLSHDVFLKMMLSRYGGNGYAYVLRHFLPRLKRHGLPDAALEQMMRANPRSVFQAGS, from the coding sequence ATGACCAACGAGCTCTCCGAAGGTCACGTCCGCTCCGGGCAGGTCATGACCGTCAACGGGCCAGTCGCGGCGGAAAGCCTCGGCATCACCTTGATGCACGAGCATACGCTCAACGACTGCCGCTGCTGGTGGCATGCTCCGAAAACCAAGGAGCGGCAATACCTCGCCGAAGGGTTCGTCTGCATGGAAATCCTGGGCGAACTCAGGCAAGACCCTTTCGTCAACAAGGACAACATCACCCTCAATGACGAGGCATTGGCAATTGCCGAGCTGGAGGCCTTCGTCGCCGAAGGCGGCCGGACCCTCGTCGAACCCACCTGCAACGGTATCGGCCGCGACTCGCTCGCACTGCGACGTATTTCGCGCGCGACGGGCCTCAATATCGTGATGGGAGCTGGTTACTACCTCGGCTCCTCCCATCCGGCGAAGGTCGCCGGCATGAGCGTCGACCAGATCGCCGATGAGATCGTGGTCGAAGCTCTCGACGGTGTCGACGGCACCGACGTCAAGATCGGGCTTATCGGCGAGATCGGTGTCTCGTCCGACTTCACCTCCGAGGAGGAAAAGTCGCTCCGTGGTGCAGCACGCGCCCAGGTTCGAACCGGCCTGCCGCTGATGGTGCACCTGCCGGGATGGTTCCGCCTTGGCCACAGGGTGCTCGACATCGTCGCTCAGGAAGGCGCAGAACTTCGCCACACCGTGCTCTGCCACATGAACCCGTCACATGACGACTTCACCTATCAGAGCGAACTCGCCGATCGCGGCGCCTTCATCGAATACGACATGATCGGCATGGATTTCTTCTATGCCGACCAGCAGGTCCAATGCCCCAGCGACGAAGAGGCGGCACGCGCCATCGTGCGGCTGGTCGAAGCCGGTCACCTTGACCGCATCCTGCTTTCACATGACGTGTTCCTGAAGATGATGCTCAGCCGCTATGGCGGCAACGGCTATGCCTATGTGCTGCGTCACTTCCTGCCGCGGCTGAAGCGCCATGGACTGCCCGATGCCGCACTTGAGCAAATGATGCGGGCAAATCCCCGCTCCGTGTTCCAAGCCGGGTCCTGA
- a CDS encoding ABC transporter permease: MTAYTERAKGSPAADFLSEHAQVLSITFFFLACVLFFAFTTDTFMTLGNVLNVIRQAAPILIVAVAMTFVIITGGIDLSVGSQVALVNAIAAIVLAMGYPWPVVVVAMLTFGAFIGFVQGWFTAYQGIPAFIVTLAGLSILRGFALYLTQGYSIPIKDVPGFFALGRGELFGIPVPALIAIVVAIIGYVVIRSTKYGRQVVAVGSNMEAARRVGMPAKWIIASVYMIAGVACALAGLLIAARLGSGSSNAAVGFELQVIAAVVLGGTSLMGGRGTILGTVLGTLTIAVIGNGLILMHISPFFTQIVTGAIILIAIWLNTRIFTANFRFGGKKR; the protein is encoded by the coding sequence ATGACGGCCTATACCGAACGCGCCAAGGGCTCGCCCGCGGCAGACTTCCTATCCGAGCACGCTCAGGTGCTGTCGATCACCTTCTTCTTTCTTGCTTGCGTGCTGTTTTTCGCATTCACCACAGATACCTTCATGACGCTCGGAAACGTCCTGAACGTTATCCGTCAGGCCGCTCCCATCCTGATCGTCGCCGTTGCCATGACCTTCGTCATCATCACCGGCGGCATCGACCTTTCGGTCGGCTCGCAAGTGGCGCTCGTCAATGCTATTGCCGCCATCGTGCTCGCCATGGGCTACCCCTGGCCGGTGGTGGTCGTCGCCATGCTCACCTTCGGTGCATTCATCGGCTTCGTGCAGGGCTGGTTTACCGCCTATCAGGGCATTCCAGCCTTCATCGTCACCCTCGCCGGTCTTTCGATCCTGCGAGGCTTCGCGCTCTATCTCACACAGGGTTATTCCATCCCCATCAAGGACGTTCCGGGCTTCTTTGCGCTCGGTCGCGGCGAGCTCTTCGGCATACCTGTCCCCGCTTTGATCGCCATTGTGGTAGCCATTATCGGTTACGTCGTGATCAGATCGACGAAATATGGCCGCCAGGTGGTTGCGGTCGGCTCCAACATGGAAGCGGCGCGCCGCGTCGGCATGCCGGCGAAGTGGATCATCGCCTCGGTCTACATGATCGCTGGCGTTGCCTGCGCGCTGGCGGGCCTCCTGATCGCTGCCCGCCTCGGTTCTGGTTCTTCGAACGCGGCAGTCGGCTTCGAGTTGCAGGTCATCGCGGCGGTGGTGCTGGGCGGAACCTCGTTGATGGGCGGTCGCGGCACGATCCTCGGCACCGTGCTTGGCACGCTGACGATTGCCGTGATCGGCAACGGTCTGATCCTGATGCATATCTCGCCTTTCTTCACGCAGATCGTCACCGGCGCGATCATCCTGATCGCCATTTGGCTCAACACCCGCATCTTCACGGCCAACTTCCGCTTCGGCGGAAAGAAGAGGTGA